A window from Chromatiales bacterium encodes these proteins:
- a CDS encoding disulfide bond formation protein B: protein MLKLNKFQIIYFAAWILCLLALAISLFFMEDYLQLEPCPLCTVSRLIVATLALVFLLAVLQNPKPLGQKLYAALALLFIGAGIGVSARHIWLQSLPAELVPGCTPDIQYLFDRFPLSEALQTILNSSGECADVSWTFLGLTIPQQTLLFFIVLLILVIIAFVKTPRRAQ from the coding sequence ATGCTTAAACTAAATAAGTTCCAAATTATTTATTTTGCGGCGTGGATTTTATGCCTGTTAGCTTTAGCAATTTCTCTTTTTTTTATGGAGGATTATCTACAGCTTGAACCATGTCCCTTATGCACGGTTAGTCGCCTTATCGTCGCCACACTTGCGCTGGTGTTTTTGTTAGCAGTGCTACAGAACCCCAAGCCCTTAGGGCAGAAGCTCTATGCTGCGCTAGCATTGTTATTTATTGGTGCCGGCATCGGCGTCTCAGCTAGACATATTTGGTTACAGAGCCTGCCAGCCGAATTGGTGCCCGGATGCACACCCGATATACAATACTTGTTTGATAGGTTTCCATTATCCGAAGCATTGCAGACGATTCTCAACAGTAGCGGAGAGTGTGCCGATGTTTCCTGGACATTCTTGGGATTGACGATACCCCAACAAACACTATTATTTTTTATCGTTTTACTGATTCTGGTAATAATTGCTTTTGTAAAAACACCAAGACGCGCACAATGA
- the der gene encoding ribosome biogenesis GTPase Der, producing the protein MQKLALIGRPNVGKSSLFNALLHKREAIVSAQRGLTRDRRYGVLKSEDQCCIIIDTGGLGDDNDIKQWIAKQTQLAIDESDTIALIVNAAEGLTPIDQSLAADIHKSGKNLWLIINKIDRQSTAYYQSEFLSLGIQPCFYTAATKGRGTRTLLTAIAAELGEPLPKRQDPKRIHLAVIGRPNVGKSTLVNTLINEPRMLTSATPGTTRDAISVPFDFDNRNFSLVDTAGIRRRSKLDSDTERFSVAQSLEHIVMGDVALLICDASEGITEQDARLAMHAIEQGCALVIALNKYDLLDSDAKTSLNRSVDVRFRFLDYVELYRISALKNRGLTMMMKAVSRAYDNACIKIPTAQCNRILKDAINRHPPPLVKNHRIKPRYICQSGELPPQFVISGGRVDCLPQHYKRYLASYIRRCFKLKGTPISLEFRKTKNPYAPN; encoded by the coding sequence ATGCAAAAATTAGCACTGATAGGGCGACCGAATGTCGGCAAATCATCTTTATTCAACGCCCTACTACACAAACGCGAAGCCATCGTTTCTGCGCAACGCGGACTCACCCGAGACCGTCGCTATGGAGTGCTGAAAAGTGAAGATCAGTGCTGTATCATCATAGATACTGGCGGGCTTGGCGACGACAACGATATCAAGCAGTGGATTGCAAAGCAAACACAGCTAGCGATAGACGAATCCGATACCATTGCATTAATCGTCAATGCAGCTGAAGGTCTAACGCCCATAGATCAATCTTTAGCTGCCGACATCCACAAATCTGGTAAAAACTTATGGTTGATAATCAACAAAATAGATAGACAAAGTACAGCTTACTATCAAAGCGAATTCCTGTCGTTAGGAATACAACCGTGCTTTTATACAGCAGCCACTAAAGGTCGCGGGACGCGCACACTGCTGACAGCAATTGCCGCAGAATTGGGTGAGCCATTGCCTAAACGGCAAGACCCAAAACGCATACACTTGGCAGTCATAGGCCGCCCTAATGTCGGTAAATCTACCCTAGTAAATACTTTGATTAACGAACCACGGATGTTGACATCGGCAACCCCCGGCACTACCCGAGATGCTATCAGTGTGCCCTTTGATTTTGACAACCGAAACTTTTCATTGGTTGATACCGCCGGCATACGCCGCCGGAGTAAACTTGACAGCGACACCGAGAGGTTTAGCGTTGCCCAATCTTTAGAGCATATCGTGATGGGCGATGTCGCACTGCTCATCTGCGATGCTTCAGAAGGCATCACTGAGCAGGATGCGCGCCTAGCAATGCACGCGATTGAACAAGGCTGTGCACTCGTTATCGCATTGAACAAATACGATTTGTTGGATAGCGATGCGAAAACTAGTCTCAACCGTAGTGTCGATGTCAGATTTCGCTTTCTAGATTATGTAGAACTCTATCGTATCTCGGCATTGAAAAACAGAGGCTTGACAATGATGATGAAAGCAGTGAGCCGAGCTTATGACAATGCTTGCATTAAAATCCCCACTGCACAATGCAATCGTATTCTAAAAGATGCGATCAACCGGCATCCACCGCCGTTGGTGAAAAATCATCGGATTAAACCCCGTTATATTTGTCAAAGTGGCGAACTGCCACCACAGTTTGTTATTTCTGGCGGCCGAGTAGATTGTCTGCCGCAACATTACAAACGTTATCTGGCATCTTATATAAGGCGCTGCTTTAAGCTCAAAGGCACACCTATCTCCTTGGAGTTTCGTAAGACGAAAAATCCGTACGCACCCAACTAG
- the bamB gene encoding outer membrane protein assembly factor BamB: MNNRIFSGLSDKTYCYLSSALIACFSLLLGACSTVSDVLLGKEDRYLDDVPSYLVIDKLWSVSAVGSFKNDYFPFMPLVEENRIYVCGPKGKIAAFNADDGKQVWSASLSEALVAGVGGGNGILLLGTAKGEALAVAEDSKTVLWRRGLGSRISAISENYKNTVIVRTEDNTTFAFRSDDGRLLWRRTDQAPALTIRGANVPLFYEDKVFLGLDDGRVLIIELANGKMLNQIKIGVSSGESDLDRIVDVDGRMLIRNDTFFATAYQGRAIALDLSNSRLLWLADAPSHVGIDVGREAMYVTTPENQVLAHNLLNGERLWSNSRMMDTELSAPISMGTLVAVATDRGDIYWLSRKSGKLLDKSDVGGAPVVSLLSFDNRKLIAFDKSGDLTALYVKGYRKAK; this comes from the coding sequence ATGAATAATCGCATTTTTTCCGGTCTGTCGGATAAAACATACTGCTATTTATCCTCTGCATTGATAGCCTGCTTTTCGCTGCTACTGGGTGCTTGCTCGACTGTCAGCGATGTGCTACTCGGCAAAGAGGATCGTTATTTAGATGATGTACCGTCTTATCTGGTGATCGATAAGCTATGGTCGGTATCAGCGGTGGGCAGTTTTAAGAATGACTATTTCCCGTTTATGCCTCTGGTAGAAGAAAATCGCATTTATGTTTGTGGTCCCAAAGGGAAGATTGCCGCATTCAACGCCGATGACGGCAAACAGGTATGGAGCGCATCGCTATCGGAGGCACTGGTTGCCGGGGTTGGTGGTGGCAATGGCATATTACTACTAGGCACAGCTAAAGGTGAAGCGCTGGCAGTAGCCGAGGACTCTAAAACGGTATTGTGGCGACGCGGCTTGGGTAGCAGAATTTCGGCGATTTCTGAGAATTACAAAAATACCGTGATAGTGCGCACCGAAGATAATACGACTTTTGCTTTTCGTAGCGACGACGGCAGGCTACTTTGGCGACGCACAGACCAAGCGCCTGCGTTGACAATTAGAGGTGCAAATGTTCCGTTGTTTTACGAAGATAAAGTATTTTTAGGTTTAGATGACGGGCGAGTGCTGATAATTGAATTAGCGAATGGCAAGATGTTAAATCAGATTAAAATTGGCGTTAGTTCGGGTGAATCAGATCTAGACCGTATTGTTGATGTAGACGGGCGTATGCTGATACGAAACGATACTTTCTTCGCTACCGCATATCAAGGGCGTGCAATTGCTTTGGATCTGAGTAACAGCAGGTTGTTATGGCTGGCCGATGCGCCATCGCATGTGGGCATCGATGTAGGGCGCGAAGCTATGTATGTGACAACACCGGAGAATCAGGTGTTAGCACATAATCTGCTGAATGGTGAGAGGCTGTGGTCTAACAGTCGTATGATGGACACTGAGTTGAGTGCACCCATTTCAATGGGGACGCTAGTCGCAGTCGCCACCGACCGCGGCGACATCTACTGGTTATCGCGTAAGAGCGGCAAGTTATTGGATAAGTCTGATGTCGGTGGTGCGCCGGTTGTATCCTTGTTATCTTTTGACAATAGAAAGTTGATTGCTTTTGATAAAAGCGGCGATTTAACTGCGCTTTATGTCAAAGGTTATCGCAAAGCCAAATAG
- a CDS encoding tetratricopeptide repeat protein: MAKKKHEKQPSKPLRRTSPAKTRVASADESKEMLSEWWQDNGKYFIAGALIGIAVIGGWKGWDYYTETQAKQAAIEYRDMLSYLAIEDNEEAEQIFNAIREQYTATVYPVFASFTMAKFKVEQGQLEEAADDLRWITEHSPYDELKSLAWVRLARILLELDKKEEAYEIVLSYSFPRGVEELAAEIRGDYLVKEGEYGQAQSAYQSALSTSMVDDYNFIMMKVEQIGGKLGPPES, translated from the coding sequence ATGGCAAAAAAGAAACACGAGAAACAGCCTAGTAAACCGTTAAGAAGAACTTCGCCAGCAAAAACGAGAGTCGCCTCAGCAGACGAGAGCAAGGAGATGCTCAGTGAATGGTGGCAAGATAACGGTAAGTATTTTATTGCCGGTGCGCTAATAGGTATCGCTGTCATCGGTGGTTGGAAAGGCTGGGATTACTACACTGAGACCCAAGCAAAGCAAGCGGCAATAGAATACAGAGATATGCTCAGCTACTTGGCTATAGAGGATAACGAAGAGGCAGAACAAATATTTAATGCTATTCGCGAACAATATACCGCAACCGTATATCCAGTATTCGCATCGTTTACGATGGCGAAGTTCAAAGTCGAACAAGGACAACTCGAAGAAGCTGCTGACGACCTCAGATGGATAACTGAACACTCACCGTATGACGAACTCAAATCCTTGGCTTGGGTACGCTTGGCACGGATATTGTTGGAATTGGACAAAAAGGAAGAAGCCTATGAAATCGTTCTATCGTATAGTTTTCCCCGCGGCGTTGAAGAGCTAGCTGCGGAAATACGAGGCGATTACTTAGTTAAAGAAGGGGAGTATGGGCAAGCTCAGAGTGCCTATCAAAGTGCCCTCTCTACTTCTATGGTAGACGACTACAATTTTATTATGATGAAAGTAGAGCAAATAGGCGGCAAACTAGGACCACCCGAAAGCTAA
- the hisS gene encoding histidine--tRNA ligase — MTNPIKSIRGMHDALAAQSALFANIESHSIETLRTFGYQEIRLPILEKTELYTRSIGNHTDIVSKEMYSFEDRNSDSLTLRPEGTAGCVRAVLENGLITTRQRLWYSGPFFRHERPQKGRLRQFHQVGAETFMMAGPDIDCELITISNRIFEKLEIKNLTLKINSLGTSEARRNYGKVLVNWLESRRDKLDDDSCRRLETNPLRILDSKDVNTQKLLEDAPQLSDYTDDASRLHLEQLKSMLDDNGIAYQHDPLLVRGLDYYNKTVFEWVSPGDSGQNSVCAGGRYDGLVALLGGKPTTAAGFALGIERLALLLEDKTDLAHRSDIYVVALGERAESKARILADLLRTQLAAVVLNNCGGGSLKSQLRQADKSGAKVAVILGENEVRDKTATIKDLRGKTEQKVCKESELVSCIQTYFPVE, encoded by the coding sequence GTGACAAATCCAATTAAATCTATACGCGGCATGCACGACGCATTAGCCGCACAAAGCGCATTGTTCGCCAACATAGAATCACATAGTATAGAAACACTACGTACTTTTGGCTACCAAGAGATACGCCTGCCGATATTAGAGAAAACCGAATTATATACGCGCTCAATAGGCAATCATACAGACATTGTTAGCAAAGAGATGTATAGCTTTGAAGACCGCAACAGCGATTCTCTGACACTGCGACCAGAAGGCACTGCAGGTTGCGTGCGCGCCGTTTTGGAAAATGGATTAATTACCACCAGACAGCGATTGTGGTACAGCGGGCCGTTTTTCCGTCACGAACGTCCCCAGAAAGGTCGTCTCAGACAATTTCACCAAGTCGGTGCCGAGACTTTTATGATGGCAGGACCCGATATAGACTGCGAACTCATTACTATCTCTAATCGGATTTTTGAAAAACTGGAGATTAAAAACCTGACATTGAAAATTAACTCACTAGGAACTTCTGAAGCGCGGCGGAACTACGGCAAAGTACTAGTAAATTGGCTTGAATCTCGCCGCGATAAGCTCGATGACGATTCATGCAGACGACTTGAAACAAACCCTTTGCGCATACTTGACAGCAAGGATGTAAACACCCAAAAGCTACTCGAGGATGCACCGCAGTTGAGCGATTATACAGACGATGCATCACGGTTACATTTAGAACAGCTGAAATCAATGTTGGACGACAACGGCATCGCTTATCAACACGACCCTCTTTTAGTTCGCGGACTAGACTATTATAATAAGACGGTGTTTGAGTGGGTCTCCCCAGGAGATAGCGGCCAAAATAGCGTTTGTGCCGGTGGGCGTTACGATGGACTGGTTGCCCTGTTGGGTGGCAAACCGACTACAGCTGCAGGCTTTGCCCTAGGTATAGAACGGCTTGCGCTGTTGTTGGAAGACAAAACCGACCTTGCACACCGAAGCGACATCTATGTGGTGGCACTGGGTGAGAGGGCGGAAAGCAAAGCGCGCATTTTAGCGGATTTGTTGAGAACTCAATTAGCGGCAGTGGTACTGAATAATTGCGGCGGTGGTAGCTTGAAGAGTCAACTGCGGCAAGCCGATAAGTCAGGTGCCAAAGTAGCAGTGATTTTAGGTGAAAATGAGGTGCGCGACAAAACCGCCACGATTAAAGATTTAAGAGGCAAAACCGAACAAAAAGTATGTAAAGAAAGTGAATTAGTATCTTGCATTCAAACATACTTTCCCGTTGAATAA
- a CDS encoding helix-turn-helix domain-containing protein, translating into MEEENINEMTKPGQYLAYEREKQGLEIENISNELHLSVNIIRALEEDAYDQLPEMVYIRGYIRSYCRLLNKDATPVLEMLSANLPMEEDYLHADLSLSSPSDEYRQRLIMIVGSVAVITIFLILIMIWWQEKQPMQEPESAEPLVQNTDIDDSNISNITTIKQETVSPADTPDPPSQVLAPVEIDIKKAMPEDQMPNGLATEDMQIPDEVNQNITENEDFMDDMPQVVTLVVMSTDESWARIRDGSGKLIVHRILPTGYNKIFKAKMPLNFELGNASRVSIMIGGKDYDFSSYIRDSNTASFQVTELP; encoded by the coding sequence ATGGAAGAAGAAAATATCAACGAGATGACAAAGCCAGGACAGTACTTAGCTTACGAGCGCGAGAAGCAAGGCCTGGAGATTGAGAATATCTCCAACGAATTGCATCTGTCGGTGAATATTATTCGTGCGCTGGAAGAAGACGCTTACGATCAGCTACCTGAGATGGTTTATATACGGGGTTATATACGCTCGTATTGCCGGCTGTTAAATAAAGATGCAACTCCGGTGCTTGAGATGCTTTCAGCCAACTTGCCAATGGAAGAAGATTATCTACACGCAGACTTATCGCTAAGTTCTCCATCCGACGAATACCGACAACGATTGATAATGATTGTGGGGAGTGTCGCTGTAATTACAATATTTTTAATACTGATTATGATCTGGTGGCAAGAAAAGCAACCTATGCAGGAGCCTGAATCTGCAGAACCGCTCGTGCAAAACACTGACATTGACGACTCGAATATCTCCAATATAACGACGATAAAGCAGGAGACTGTTTCGCCTGCAGATACACCAGATCCACCCAGCCAAGTATTAGCACCAGTTGAAATAGACATTAAAAAAGCAATGCCAGAAGACCAGATGCCCAACGGCTTAGCAACCGAAGATATGCAGATACCCGACGAGGTTAATCAGAATATTACTGAGAACGAGGATTTCATGGACGATATGCCGCAGGTGGTAACACTGGTCGTTATGTCTACGGACGAAAGTTGGGCGCGAATCAGAGATGGTAGCGGTAAGTTGATCGTTCATCGAATACTGCCAACCGGTTATAACAAAATTTTCAAGGCCAAAATGCCGTTGAATTTTGAACTGGGTAATGCATCTCGCGTGAGCATCATGATTGGCGGCAAAGACTACGATTTTTCATCGTATATAAGGGATAGCAACACAGCTTCTTTTCAGGTAACCGAACTGCCCTAA
- the ndk gene encoding nucleoside-diphosphate kinase translates to MAMERTLSIIKPDAVAANHIGDIYSRFESAGIRIVAAKMMHLSEAQAKAFYAVHKERPFFNDLVKFMISGPIMVQVLEGDNVIAHNRELMGATNPQEAAAGTIRKDFATSIDQNAVHGSDAPETAQTEIAFFFDESEICKRTLTERG, encoded by the coding sequence ATAGCTATGGAAAGAACTTTATCTATTATCAAACCTGATGCGGTGGCAGCAAATCATATAGGCGATATCTATTCCCGTTTTGAATCAGCCGGCATACGAATCGTCGCCGCTAAAATGATGCATCTGTCAGAAGCACAGGCAAAGGCATTTTATGCAGTGCATAAGGAACGCCCATTTTTTAATGATTTGGTCAAGTTTATGATCTCTGGTCCAATTATGGTGCAGGTGTTAGAGGGCGATAATGTCATTGCCCACAACCGCGAATTGATGGGTGCGACCAATCCACAGGAAGCGGCAGCCGGCACCATACGCAAGGACTTTGCAACTAGCATAGATCAAAACGCAGTGCACGGTTCTGACGCACCTGAGACCGCGCAAACTGAGATCGCGTTTTTCTTTGACGAGTCCGAAATATGCAAGCGTACCTTAACGGAGAGAGGGTAG
- the iscX gene encoding Fe-S cluster assembly protein IscX — translation MGLKWTDSREIAIALDEAHADIMPQDVRFTDLYEWVCALEEFDDDPKHCGERILEAIQMAWIEEKD, via the coding sequence ATGGGATTAAAGTGGACTGATAGTCGCGAAATTGCGATTGCTTTAGACGAAGCGCACGCTGACATAATGCCGCAAGATGTGCGTTTTACCGATTTATATGAATGGGTTTGCGCACTGGAAGAGTTTGACGACGACCCTAAACATTGCGGAGAAAGAATTCTAGAAGCGATACAAATGGCTTGGATAGAAGAAAAAGACTAA
- a CDS encoding dihydrofolate reductase has protein sequence MITCHTPDYLIGVHNQLPWHLPADLARFKKITTGHIIVMGRKTYQSLGRPLPNRTHVVFSRNSFKAQGCYVVSTLDELRTVVNDQECFVIGGAQIYHLFIPLAERIYQTLVNTHELSGDTYFPIALLKDEDWRVIESYDYPADEKNKYDLHFRLLGRVKSA, from the coding sequence ATTATCACCTGTCATACACCAGACTATTTAATCGGTGTACACAACCAGTTGCCGTGGCATCTGCCTGCTGATCTTGCACGATTTAAGAAAATAACAACCGGTCATATCATCGTGATGGGTAGAAAGACTTACCAATCATTAGGCCGACCGTTGCCCAACCGCACCCATGTGGTATTCAGCCGAAATAGTTTTAAGGCACAGGGATGTTATGTAGTCTCAACTTTGGATGAATTGCGCACCGTGGTCAACGACCAAGAATGTTTCGTCATCGGTGGTGCACAAATCTATCACCTATTCATACCGCTTGCCGAGCGTATATATCAAACCTTAGTCAATACTCATGAATTATCGGGCGATACCTATTTCCCTATCGCACTATTGAAAGATGAAGATTGGCGTGTCATAGAGAGTTACGACTATCCGGCGGACGAAAAAAATAAATACGATTTACATTTCCGCCTGCTTGGGCGTGTAAAATCTGCATAA
- a CDS encoding thymidylate synthase, with the protein MRPYLDLLQTILERGAEKEDRTGVGTYSLFGWQARYQLQDGFPLLTTKRIHFKSVVHELLWFISGDTNTDYLHKHGVSIWDEWADKDGNLGPIYGRQWRAWRGSDGTVDQLRQLLTDLNERPDSRRLIISAWNVGELPYMRLAPCHVLIQFYVIDKQLSCQFYQRSADVFLGVPFNIASYALLTMMIAQVSGLTCGELIHTLGDVHLYKNHVAQAREQLTRTPRTLPTLKLNEDIKDLDQFSYQDIELSGYEPHGPLPAPVAV; encoded by the coding sequence ATGCGTCCTTATCTTGACTTATTGCAAACGATATTAGAACGCGGTGCGGAGAAAGAAGATCGCACTGGTGTCGGCACCTATTCTTTGTTTGGTTGGCAAGCGCGTTATCAGTTGCAAGATGGCTTTCCCTTACTCACTACTAAAAGGATTCATTTCAAATCAGTGGTACACGAATTGTTATGGTTCATTAGCGGCGACACCAATACTGACTATCTGCATAAGCATGGGGTATCTATATGGGATGAATGGGCTGATAAGGACGGTAATTTAGGTCCAATTTACGGCCGACAGTGGCGTGCCTGGCGCGGTAGCGATGGCACGGTGGATCAGCTACGCCAATTGTTAACCGATCTCAACGAGCGACCCGACTCTCGTCGCTTGATAATCAGCGCTTGGAATGTCGGAGAATTACCGTACATGCGTTTGGCACCGTGCCATGTGCTGATACAGTTTTATGTCATTGATAAACAGCTATCGTGTCAGTTCTATCAGCGTAGCGCCGATGTTTTTCTGGGTGTTCCGTTTAATATCGCGTCATACGCGTTGTTGACTATGATGATAGCTCAGGTAAGCGGCTTAACTTGCGGTGAGTTAATCCATACTTTGGGCGATGTGCATTTATACAAAAACCATGTTGCGCAGGCTCGCGAACAATTAACGAGAACGCCGAGGACTTTACCAACACTAAAACTCAACGAAGATATAAAAGATTTAGATCAATTTAGCTACCAAGATATTGAGCTGTCGGGCTACGAACCGCACGGACCTCTGCCGGCACCCGTAGCGGTGTGA
- a CDS encoding prolipoprotein diacylglyceryl transferase: MFQLPPIDPVAFSIGPLRIHWYGLMYLLAFIAFYGLGRMRIGDLHRGVALAKMDDLLFYGIIGVIVGGRIGYMLFYNFAALATNPLSLFFIWQGGMSFHGGLVGVLIAVWVFARSRNIEFLRIIDFVAPLVPIGLGLGRIGNFINGELWGRITDVPWAVVFPAAGAEPRHPSQLYEFMLEGVLLFIVLWIYTLKPRPVGRVAAYFALGYGILRFTVEFTREPDAHLGFIAFGWMTMGQLLSLVMVAVGIGLMRYSSKQSA; the protein is encoded by the coding sequence ATGTTTCAGTTACCGCCTATAGACCCAGTTGCATTTTCCATAGGTCCACTACGCATACATTGGTACGGTTTGATGTACCTGCTTGCTTTTATCGCTTTCTACGGCTTAGGGCGGATGCGCATTGGTGACTTACACCGTGGCGTTGCGCTAGCCAAGATGGACGACTTATTGTTCTACGGCATTATCGGCGTAATCGTCGGTGGCCGTATCGGCTATATGCTGTTTTATAACTTCGCAGCGCTGGCCACCAACCCGTTGAGTTTGTTTTTTATATGGCAAGGTGGCATGAGCTTTCACGGCGGTTTAGTCGGTGTGTTAATAGCTGTTTGGGTTTTTGCGCGTAGCCGAAATATTGAGTTTTTACGGATCATTGATTTTGTTGCGCCCCTAGTGCCTATAGGTCTGGGCTTAGGTAGAATCGGCAATTTTATTAATGGCGAATTATGGGGACGAATAACTGATGTGCCATGGGCTGTGGTATTTCCCGCTGCTGGAGCCGAACCGCGGCATCCATCGCAGCTGTATGAATTTATGCTAGAGGGCGTATTGCTATTCATAGTGTTATGGATCTACACACTAAAACCAAGGCCAGTAGGGCGAGTCGCCGCCTACTTTGCGTTAGGCTACGGCATACTACGCTTTACGGTTGAGTTCACTCGTGAACCTGATGCTCACCTCGGTTTTATCGCATTTGGCTGGATGACAATGGGGCAACTACTATCTTTGGTAATGGTCGCAGTCGGAATCGGATTGATGCGCTATAGTTCCAAACAAAGCGCGTAG